The Mycolicibacterium brumae DNA window TGGCCGCCACCACGTCGGAGGAGGTGGCGTTGACGGTGTGGGTGGCCCCGAACTCCCGGGCCAGCTCCAGCTTGGCGTCGTCGGTGTCCACGGCGATGATGGTCCGGGCGCCGACCAGGGCGGCGCCGGCGATGGCGGCATCACCGACCCCGCCGCAGCCGATCACCGCGACGGTGTCGTCGCGGCCGATGTCGCCGGTGTTGACCGCCGCGCCGAGGCCGGCCATCACCCCGCAGCCCAGCAGCCCGACGACCGCCGGGTCGGCGGCCTCGTCGACCTTGGTGCACTGGCCCTGATGGACCAGGGTCTTGTCGGCGAACGCCCCGATGCCCAGCGCCGGGGTCAGCTCGACGCCGTCGGTGAGGGTCATTTTCTGGGTGGCGTTGAAGGTGTCGAAGCAGTACTGCGGGCGGCCGCGTTTACAGGCCCGGCACTGCCCGCACACCGCGCGCCAGTTCAGCACCACGAAGTCCCCGACGGCGACGTTGCTGACCCCCTCGCCGATCTGGGAGACCCGCCCGGCCGCCTCATGACCCAGCAGGAACGGGTACTCGTCATTGATCCCACCCTCGCGGTAGGTCAGGTCGGTGTGGCACACCCCGCAGGCGATCACATCCACCACCACCTCACCGGGACCCGGATCCGGGATCACAATGTCAACCACCTCAACCGGCGCGCCCTTAGACCGCGAAACCACCCCGCGCACTGTCTGACTCATGCGACACACCCTATGCGTCGTCGCGCCGTTGACACGCACGTTTCCTGGACACGGTCGGCGCAGTACCGTGGGATCTTGATGACTACCGCAGCC harbors:
- a CDS encoding S-(hydroxymethyl)mycothiol dehydrogenase, which translates into the protein MSQTVRGVVSRSKGAPVEVVDIVIPDPGPGEVVVDVIACGVCHTDLTYREGGINDEYPFLLGHEAAGRVSQIGEGVSNVAVGDFVVLNWRAVCGQCRACKRGRPQYCFDTFNATQKMTLTDGVELTPALGIGAFADKTLVHQGQCTKVDEAADPAVVGLLGCGVMAGLGAAVNTGDIGRDDTVAVIGCGGVGDAAIAGAALVGARTIIAVDTDDAKLELAREFGATHTVNATSSDVVAAIQDLTDGFGADVVIDAVGRPATWKQAFYARDLAGTVVLVGVPTPDMTLDMPLIDFFSRGGALKSSWYGDCLPERDFPTLASLYLQGRLPLDKFVTERISIDDVENAFHNMHDHSKPILRSVVIL